The genomic region CTCTATCCCGCGCCATCAACGCCACCGCCGCAGCCAAATTGCCTCCGGCGCTATCTCCCGCGACAGCAATGCGAGTTACATCCGCATTAATAACACTAGCATTATTTGCTACCCAAACGGTTGCAGCATAGGCATCTTCCACCGCAGCTGGGAACTTGTGTTCCGGTGCCAACCGATAGTCTACCGACACTACCACGCACCCAACATCCTTAGCGAGAGAACGACAGGTACTATCTGCTACATCCAAGTCGCCCAAAACCCAACCGCCGCCGTGAAAGAAAACCAGCACTGGCAAGGGTTTTTTGCCATGTGGCGTGTAGATACGGATGGCAATATCACCGGGGATAGTACGATTTTCGACACTGGCAAGCGCTAGGGGTCTGAGGGGTTTGCCCCGCAGCTTGGCGGCTAGTTCCCGCGCCTGTGATGGTGAGAGGGTAGTGAGAGGTGGGAGTTCTAGCTGTGCTAGTTGCTGCAAGAGTTTCTGGAC from Argonema galeatum A003/A1 harbors:
- a CDS encoding alpha/beta hydrolase, with protein sequence MPLDPQVQKLLQQLAQLELPPLTTLSPSQARELAAKLRGKPLRPLALASVENRTIPGDIAIRIYTPHGKKPLPVLVFFHGGGWVLGDLDVADSTCRSLAKDVGCVVVSVDYRLAPEHKFPAAVEDAYAATVWVANNASVINADVTRIAVAGDSAGGNLAAAVALMARDRGEPALAYQVLIYPVTQYAFDTESYREYAEGCGLTKEEMIWFWRHYLANTADGENPYASPLLAENLSQLPPALIITAECDVLRDEALAYATRLRSAGVSVYLKQYDGMIHGFVGMALVLDGGKNAIADIAAQLRSVFK